A single region of the Streptomyces virginiae genome encodes:
- a CDS encoding phage holin family protein codes for MGRGRWRTAGSALVRVLLVWAVSTLTMLALAGILPDFRLQSDDGDSITQIGLTAAWAAGAFGLLSALVWPVLVRALLLVPALVLGLLVFFLNGSLLLIALSLIPDGRSEVAPETAVVVAAVMSAVASATSTALAVRDDEAYRRRLYRLADRRRRRQGRTGPAREGEAPPGLLMLQLDGVGYEELRRACADGLIPTVAGLLDRSHRARSWRTDWSSQTGASQLGILHGSTFDVPAFRWYEKDTGEVMVCNRPTSAAELQRRAVGRTGDGGLLTLDGASRGNLFSGGADQLALVLSVSARRGRANRSRAGYFAYFSDPANAVRTAGSFVAEVVREVVQSLRARIRGDRPRVSRGGLYPLIRAFATVVERDVVVAAVIGDMLAGRSAVYADLVAYDEVAHHSGPRGRDTDRVLQRLDRSLALIVRVAEHAPRRYRIVLLSDHGQSPGETFLGRYGLTLKDLVRAGCGLPVSRRAGRTPSGAEARAAVLAALHRPVEEGQQAHPGPGSDPVVLASGNLALISFPNIPGRASRARVERAHPALLATLANHPGVGFLLVDGVVLGRDGRAARLDVPGEAEELLAPFGPGAAEAVRRTDTFPHVADVMVNSAYDPRTGTVHAFEEQIGSHGGLGGEQGHPFLMWPTELSDPEEELTGAEAVHAVLRRWLREADGPQVPVAAAAPEAVGGPVAVPASEAVTVPAVEEVGEPVGPPLEETPPGDGNNGSLPSAGVPARDEIR; via the coding sequence GTGGGGCGAGGACGGTGGCGGACCGCAGGCAGTGCCCTGGTGCGGGTGCTCCTGGTGTGGGCCGTGTCCACCCTCACGATGCTCGCCCTGGCCGGGATCCTGCCGGACTTCCGGCTGCAGTCCGACGACGGCGACAGCATCACGCAGATCGGGCTGACCGCCGCCTGGGCCGCCGGCGCCTTCGGCCTGCTGAGCGCGCTGGTCTGGCCGGTGCTCGTCCGCGCCCTGCTGCTGGTGCCCGCGCTGGTGCTCGGGCTGCTCGTCTTCTTCCTCAACGGCTCGCTCCTGCTGATCGCGCTCAGCCTGATCCCGGACGGCCGGAGCGAGGTGGCCCCCGAGACCGCGGTGGTCGTCGCCGCCGTGATGTCCGCGGTGGCGTCGGCGACCTCCACCGCCCTCGCCGTGCGCGACGACGAGGCCTACCGGCGGCGGCTCTACCGGCTCGCCGACCGGCGCCGCCGCAGGCAGGGCCGGACGGGCCCGGCCAGGGAGGGCGAGGCCCCGCCGGGCCTGCTCATGCTCCAGTTGGACGGGGTGGGGTACGAGGAGTTGCGCCGCGCGTGCGCCGACGGGTTGATCCCCACGGTGGCCGGGCTGCTGGACCGCAGCCACCGCGCCCGCTCCTGGCGTACGGACTGGTCGAGCCAGACCGGTGCCAGCCAGCTCGGCATCCTGCACGGCTCCACCTTCGATGTGCCGGCCTTCCGCTGGTACGAGAAGGACACCGGCGAGGTGATGGTCTGCAACCGGCCGACCAGCGCCGCCGAGCTGCAGCGGCGGGCCGTCGGGCGCACCGGGGACGGCGGACTGCTCACGCTGGACGGGGCGAGCCGGGGCAACCTGTTCAGCGGCGGAGCCGACCAGCTGGCGCTGGTGCTGTCGGTCTCGGCCCGGCGGGGCCGGGCCAACCGGTCCCGCGCGGGCTACTTCGCGTACTTCTCCGATCCGGCCAACGCCGTCCGTACGGCCGGGTCCTTCGTGGCCGAGGTGGTCCGGGAGGTCGTCCAGTCGCTGCGGGCGCGGATCCGCGGGGACCGGCCGAGGGTGTCGCGCGGCGGGCTGTACCCACTGATCCGGGCCTTCGCGACCGTGGTCGAACGGGACGTTGTCGTCGCGGCGGTGATCGGCGACATGCTCGCCGGGCGCTCCGCGGTCTACGCCGACCTGGTGGCCTACGACGAGGTCGCGCACCACTCGGGGCCGCGCGGCCGGGACACCGACCGGGTGCTGCAGCGCCTGGACCGCAGCCTCGCGCTGATCGTCCGGGTCGCCGAGCACGCGCCGCGCCGGTACCGGATCGTGCTGCTCTCCGATCACGGCCAGAGCCCGGGGGAGACCTTCCTCGGACGGTACGGGCTGACCCTCAAGGACCTCGTCCGCGCGGGCTGCGGACTGCCGGTCTCGCGCCGGGCCGGCCGGACCCCTAGCGGGGCCGAGGCCCGGGCGGCCGTCCTCGCGGCGCTCCACCGGCCGGTGGAGGAGGGCCAACAGGCGCATCCGGGGCCGGGTTCCGATCCGGTGGTCCTGGCTTCGGGCAACCTCGCCCTGATCTCCTTCCCGAACATCCCCGGCCGGGCTTCGCGGGCCCGCGTCGAGCGTGCGCACCCCGCCCTGCTCGCCACCCTGGCGAACCATCCGGGCGTGGGGTTCCTGCTGGTGGACGGGGTGGTGCTGGGCCGGGACGGAAGGGCGGCCCGGCTGGACGTCCCGGGGGAGGCGGAGGAACTGCTGGCTCCCTTCGGCCCGGGCGCCGCGGAGGCCGTCCGCCGGACCGACACCTTCCCGCACGTGGCGGACGTGATGGTGAACTCGGCGTACGACCCGCGGACGGGCACGGTGCACGCCTTCGAGGAGCAGATCGGCTCGCACGGCGGGCTGGGCGGGGAGCAGGGGCACCCGTTCCTGATGTGGCCCACGGAACTGTCGGACCCCGAGGAGGAACTGACCGGGGCGGAGGCGGTGCACGCCGTGCTGCGGCGCTGGTTGCGGGAGGCGGACGGGCCACAGGTACCGGTGGCCGCGGCGGCGCCCGAGGCGGTCGGTGGGCCGGTGGCCGTGCCGGCGAGCGAGGCGGTCACCGTGCCTGCGGTCGAGGAGGTCGGCGAGCCCGTGGGGCCGCCGCTGGAGGAAACCCCGCCCGGCGACGGAAATAACGGAAGCCTTCCTTCCGCAGGGGTGCCCGCGCGGGACGAAATCCGCTGA